In a genomic window of Occallatibacter riparius:
- a CDS encoding lipid-binding SYLF domain-containing protein, whose translation MLKFYLANATRPRRIALGVFAAAITLCAVPRMQAADKQSDEETLQKANLVLSGMLAGDTIPADVLARTKCVVVVPGMKKFGVGIGGSGGRGPMLCREGDDFKGKWSTPAMMTIGGASIGVQLGGSSTDLVLLVMEKKVVNQILSGKTKMGTDATAAAGPSGATAGGAADADVYSYGRAKGMFAGVSISGATVSPDNDANNRLYTDNPDASSIVRGTSVKPTPAGQKLVTLLDNKTAAKAKSSAGKPK comes from the coding sequence ATGCTGAAGTTTTACCTCGCAAATGCGACCAGGCCCAGGAGAATCGCGCTCGGCGTGTTCGCAGCCGCAATCACGTTGTGCGCCGTACCCCGCATGCAGGCAGCCGACAAGCAGTCCGATGAAGAGACCCTGCAGAAGGCCAACCTCGTTCTTTCCGGCATGCTCGCCGGCGACACCATCCCGGCCGACGTGCTCGCCCGAACCAAATGCGTTGTCGTTGTGCCCGGCATGAAGAAGTTTGGAGTGGGTATCGGTGGAAGCGGCGGCCGCGGCCCCATGCTCTGCCGCGAAGGCGACGACTTCAAAGGCAAGTGGTCCACCCCTGCCATGATGACCATCGGCGGCGCCAGCATTGGCGTGCAGCTTGGCGGATCGTCCACTGATCTCGTTCTTCTCGTCATGGAAAAGAAGGTCGTCAACCAGATTCTCAGCGGAAAAACCAAGATGGGCACTGACGCGACAGCCGCAGCCGGGCCCAGCGGTGCGACTGCCGGTGGAGCAGCCGACGCAGACGTCTACTCCTATGGCAGAGCCAAGGGCATGTTCGCCGGTGTCTCCATCAGCGGCGCCACCGTCTCGCCCGACAATGATGCCAACAACCGCCTCTATACTGACAACCCCGACGCCAGTTCCATCGTGCGCGGCACTAGCGTCAAGCCGACGCCGGCAGGCCAGAAATTGGTCACATTACTCGACAACAAGACCGCCGCGAAAGCCAAGAGCAGCGCGGGCAAGCCCAAGTAA
- the dnaJ gene encoding molecular chaperone DnaJ, with translation MSKADYYEVLGVSRTASDQELKSAYRKLALKFHPDRNPGDHAAEEKFKEASEAYQVLCDPDKRAAYDRFGHAGVGAAGAGGGFQGFSGSVDLGDIFGDLFGEMFNMGGGGGGRASRQQRGDDLRFDLSIEFEDAIFGKETEVKIRRLESCPTCAGRGSASGRGPSVCTHCQGRGQIRYQQGFFSVARTCSACGGTGSIIGDPCQTCRGETRVSKELKLTVKVPPGVEDGTRIRYAGEGDAGRTNGPRGDLYVVLSIQPHDFFERDGHDLRCVVPISFPQAALGAEIEIQAIDGAVTLKIPEGTQSGKEIRIRGRGVPVLHGKGHGDLVVKVIVQVPRKLSRQQREVVHRLSELLSVENKPTSPSLLEKMKDLFN, from the coding sequence GTGAGCAAAGCCGATTACTATGAGGTGCTGGGTGTGTCCCGCACTGCCAGCGACCAGGAGCTGAAGAGCGCCTATCGCAAGCTGGCGCTGAAGTTTCACCCTGACCGCAATCCCGGCGATCACGCGGCCGAGGAAAAATTCAAGGAAGCCAGCGAAGCCTACCAGGTTCTGTGTGATCCGGATAAGCGCGCGGCGTATGACCGGTTTGGTCACGCGGGCGTGGGCGCTGCCGGTGCGGGCGGCGGATTCCAGGGATTTTCAGGAAGTGTGGACCTGGGCGACATCTTCGGCGACTTATTCGGCGAGATGTTCAACATGGGCGGCGGTGGCGGTGGAAGAGCATCGCGCCAGCAGCGCGGCGACGATCTGCGCTTCGACCTGTCGATTGAGTTTGAAGATGCGATCTTCGGCAAGGAGACCGAGGTCAAGATTCGCCGGCTGGAGAGCTGTCCCACTTGCGCGGGGCGCGGCAGCGCTTCAGGCCGGGGGCCCAGCGTGTGTACGCACTGCCAGGGACGCGGTCAGATTCGCTACCAGCAGGGATTTTTCAGCGTGGCTCGGACATGTTCCGCGTGCGGCGGAACGGGATCGATTATTGGCGACCCGTGCCAGACCTGCCGCGGCGAAACGCGCGTGAGCAAGGAATTGAAGCTTACGGTAAAGGTGCCGCCGGGCGTGGAAGACGGCACGCGGATCCGGTATGCGGGTGAAGGCGATGCGGGCCGGACGAATGGGCCGCGCGGCGATCTCTATGTGGTGCTGTCGATTCAGCCGCACGATTTCTTCGAGCGCGATGGACACGATTTGCGCTGCGTGGTGCCGATCAGCTTTCCGCAGGCGGCGCTGGGAGCGGAGATCGAAATTCAGGCCATCGATGGGGCGGTGACGCTCAAGATTCCTGAAGGAACGCAGAGTGGCAAGGAAATCCGAATCCGCGGGCGCGGCGTGCCGGTGCTACACGGCAAGGGACACGGCGACCTGGTGGTGAAGGTGATTGTGCAGGTGCCGCGGAAGCTGTCACGGCAACAGCGCGAGGTGGTGCACAGGCTCAGTGAACTGCTGAGCGTGGAGAACAAGCCGACTTCGCCGAGCTTGCTGGAGAAGATGAAGGACCTGTTCAATTAG
- a CDS encoding nucleotide exchange factor GrpE, with protein MSKQEAAKKEVATNDLGSAQTAENAANDAAASEAATVPDAGTEAAAGAESASAADPQSVESAAEETVPRSQYDQLKAERDQLVDRLARMQAEFENARKRAEREKADYRDYATAGAVEQFLPVLDNFELALKATGTVEQMRSGVELIVKQMEEILRQMNVTPVAAVGEEFNPHHHEALGSVERLDLPDQHVAEEIRRGYKIREKLLRPALVRVVSNPKQTVE; from the coding sequence ATGTCAAAACAGGAAGCAGCGAAGAAGGAAGTAGCAACGAACGACCTTGGTTCAGCACAGACCGCAGAGAACGCCGCAAACGATGCCGCCGCGAGTGAGGCTGCTACGGTTCCCGATGCCGGGACGGAGGCTGCGGCCGGCGCGGAATCTGCTAGCGCAGCCGACCCGCAGTCGGTGGAGAGTGCTGCCGAGGAGACGGTGCCGCGGTCGCAGTACGACCAGTTGAAAGCGGAGCGCGATCAGCTTGTGGATCGGCTGGCGCGCATGCAGGCCGAGTTTGAGAACGCGCGCAAGCGGGCAGAGCGCGAGAAGGCTGATTATCGTGATTACGCGACAGCCGGTGCGGTGGAGCAGTTTCTGCCGGTGCTGGACAATTTCGAACTGGCGCTGAAGGCGACGGGTACGGTTGAGCAGATGCGCTCGGGCGTGGAATTGATTGTGAAGCAGATGGAAGAGATTCTGCGTCAGATGAACGTGACTCCGGTGGCCGCCGTGGGCGAGGAGTTCAACCCGCATCATCACGAGGCGCTGGGCTCGGTGGAGCGGCTCGATTTGCCGGATCAGCACGTTGCCGAGGAGATTCGGCGCGGGTACAAGATCCGCGAGAAGCTGCTGCGCCCGGCGCTGGTGCGCGTCGTGTCCAATCCAAAACAGACGGTAGAATAA
- the hrcA gene encoding heat-inducible transcriptional repressor HrcA translates to MSDMRISPRERLVLTAIIELYIATGEPVPSQAVAQTFASREGLSSATIRNVMAQLSEGGLLEQPHTSAGRIPTAAAFRFYVEQITHPGKIMPGVQPGPVVNPFSEERREQIEDSFSGVSSTHEYLERTSQVLALLSSGLGVALASSTGTQILEHIHFSRLAANRVLAVLVTQSGVVQDRVLGIDRDLSHVELETAGRYLNENFRGWPVERIRAEVARRMEVERQAYQELLTSVEELCRKGALAADSGITLYVDGMANLIGAEVDRERLRQMLVALEAKQRLVELLTAYVDGRQQEVRVVVGLEQASPAMQDLVLIGSPARLGNTSLGTVAVIAPTRMQYQEMIHAVRYIAQLSERILEGPAD, encoded by the coding sequence ATGTCGGACATGCGCATCAGCCCGCGCGAGCGGCTGGTGTTAACGGCCATCATCGAGCTGTATATCGCCACAGGCGAACCAGTGCCGTCGCAGGCGGTGGCGCAGACGTTTGCCAGTCGCGAGGGACTGAGCTCGGCGACGATCCGCAACGTGATGGCGCAACTGTCGGAAGGGGGGCTGCTGGAGCAGCCGCATACTTCGGCGGGGCGCATTCCGACGGCGGCTGCTTTTCGGTTCTATGTGGAGCAGATTACGCACCCGGGCAAGATCATGCCGGGCGTGCAGCCGGGTCCGGTGGTGAATCCTTTCAGCGAGGAGCGCCGCGAGCAAATTGAGGACAGCTTCAGCGGAGTGTCGAGCACACACGAGTACCTGGAGCGGACGTCGCAGGTGCTGGCGCTGCTGTCGAGCGGGCTGGGTGTGGCGCTGGCGAGTTCGACGGGTACGCAGATTCTGGAGCATATTCATTTTTCGCGTCTGGCGGCGAATCGGGTTCTGGCGGTGCTGGTTACGCAGTCGGGCGTGGTGCAGGACCGGGTGCTTGGGATTGATCGGGACCTGTCGCATGTGGAGCTGGAAACTGCCGGGCGTTATTTGAACGAGAACTTCCGCGGGTGGCCTGTGGAGCGGATCCGGGCCGAGGTAGCCAGGCGGATGGAGGTGGAACGCCAGGCGTACCAGGAGCTTTTGACCTCAGTGGAGGAGCTTTGCAGGAAGGGCGCGCTGGCCGCCGATTCGGGCATCACGCTGTATGTGGACGGAATGGCGAACCTTATCGGCGCAGAGGTGGATCGCGAACGGCTGCGGCAGATGCTGGTGGCACTGGAGGCAAAGCAGCGGCTGGTGGAGTTGCTGACCGCGTATGTGGACGGGCGGCAGCAGGAGGTTCGGGTGGTGGTGGGTCTGGAGCAGGCGTCCCCGGCCATGCAGGACCTGGTGCTGATCGGGTCGCCGGCGAGGCTGGGCAATACAAGTCTCGGCACGGTGGCGGTGATCGCTCCCACGCGGATGCAGTACCAGGAGATGATCCACGCTGTGCGGTACATCGCGCAGCTCTCGGAGCGGATTCTCGAAGGTCCGGCCGATTGA
- a CDS encoding inorganic diphosphatase, with the protein MAKNGNKGLANPIQLKPIQKDEGLLQVIVETPKGSRNKFSYDPDQKVFMLKKVLPAGMVFPYDFGFLPQTLADDGDPLDVLLLMDEPAYPGVVVRARLIGVIEGEQIDGKKRTRNDRLLAVAEVNHFYADIKKHSDLPDQWLKELQEFFVNYHKLEGKEYRLLGCKDTSQARHLIKQAREAA; encoded by the coding sequence GTGGCAAAAAACGGCAACAAGGGGCTCGCGAACCCCATTCAGCTCAAGCCAATTCAAAAGGATGAAGGCCTTCTCCAGGTCATCGTGGAGACGCCGAAAGGCAGCCGCAACAAGTTCTCCTACGACCCCGACCAGAAGGTCTTCATGCTTAAGAAGGTCCTTCCCGCAGGCATGGTCTTCCCCTACGACTTCGGCTTCCTTCCCCAGACCCTCGCGGATGACGGCGACCCTCTCGACGTCCTGCTCCTAATGGACGAGCCTGCCTACCCTGGCGTAGTGGTCCGCGCCCGCCTCATCGGCGTCATCGAGGGCGAGCAGATCGACGGCAAAAAGAGAACCCGCAATGACCGCCTGCTGGCCGTGGCAGAAGTCAATCACTTCTACGCTGACATCAAAAAACACAGCGACCTCCCCGACCAGTGGCTAAAGGAGCTTCAGGAGTTCTTCGTCAACTACCACAAGCTGGAGGGCAAAGAGTACAGACTGCTGGGCTGCAAAGACACCAGCCAAGCCAGGCACCTGATTAAGCAGGCCCGCGAAGCTGCCTGA
- a CDS encoding DUF3147 family protein: MTEYILRFLIGGAVVSFFAVLAEMVRPKSFAGLFSAAPSIALATIGITIARHGVDYAATESRTMLFAAAGFFCYASACSWLLVHKKVRALTATAALLPVWFAVSFGLLYLVNRP, encoded by the coding sequence GTGACCGAATACATTCTCAGATTCCTCATCGGCGGCGCGGTCGTCTCTTTCTTCGCGGTCCTCGCGGAGATGGTTCGGCCCAAAAGCTTTGCCGGCCTGTTCAGCGCCGCGCCCTCCATCGCCCTCGCCACCATCGGCATCACCATCGCCCGCCACGGCGTCGACTACGCCGCCACCGAATCGCGCACCATGCTCTTCGCCGCAGCCGGATTCTTCTGTTACGCCAGCGCGTGCAGCTGGCTCCTCGTACATAAAAAGGTCCGCGCCCTCACCGCCACCGCCGCCCTCCTGCCGGTCTGGTTCGCCGTCTCCTTCGGACTCCTCTATCTGGTGAACCGCCCGTGA
- a CDS encoding DUF3147 family protein — MIVQIKFESIKGIKPTEWIVRFFFGGAVCIFAGLMSKWFGPEIGGLFLAFPAIFPASASLVEAHEKQHKAREGMDGTARGRTVAGIDAAGAAIGCIGLAGFALLCWLLLPRLAPIAVFALATLAWLILSIAFWLLRKSRLLRTRRTNARHAFRAS; from the coding sequence GTGATCGTTCAGATCAAGTTCGAGTCCATCAAAGGAATCAAGCCGACCGAGTGGATCGTCCGGTTCTTCTTCGGCGGAGCCGTCTGCATCTTTGCCGGACTCATGTCCAAATGGTTCGGCCCCGAAATCGGCGGTCTCTTCCTCGCCTTCCCCGCTATCTTCCCCGCCAGCGCCAGCCTCGTCGAAGCCCACGAAAAGCAGCACAAAGCCCGCGAAGGCATGGACGGCACCGCCCGCGGCCGCACCGTCGCTGGCATCGACGCCGCCGGCGCCGCCATCGGCTGCATCGGCCTGGCCGGATTCGCCCTCCTCTGCTGGCTCCTCCTGCCCCGCCTCGCCCCCATCGCGGTCTTTGCCCTCGCCACCCTCGCGTGGCTCATCCTCTCCATCGCCTTCTGGCTATTGCGCAAGTCCCGTCTCCTCCGCACCCGCCGCACCAACGCGAGACACGCCTTCCGCGCCTCCTGA
- a CDS encoding DUF1684 domain-containing protein has protein sequence MRRLPAILLLHTLAFLSPALHAQTAPAPSRSDAEAGWRKQLETWRAQREHEISAPDGWLTLVALDWLKPGVNTIGSAADNSVRIPNAPDHVGLLTVSGKTVQLLAPHDGFPSDLKLDNGPAREGPLSADDRHPSTFTWHSLTMVILPRGDRYAVRVKDANSSARTTFHGLHWYAPDLHYTVEAKWIPSNPPRSLKIPTVVGTVLTLPAPGTAEFTLNGKTLRLEPVLESPDDTALFFILRDETSKTTTYQAGRFLRTNFPDHGLKNPGTLIIDFNQIYNPPCAYTPYATCPLPPEQNRLPVPIEAGEQRYSQSQSQ, from the coding sequence ATGCGAAGGCTCCCCGCCATCCTGCTCCTTCATACCCTTGCGTTCCTTTCCCCCGCTCTGCACGCCCAGACCGCCCCCGCACCCTCCCGATCCGATGCCGAAGCAGGCTGGCGCAAGCAACTGGAAACCTGGCGCGCCCAGCGCGAGCATGAAATCTCCGCCCCTGACGGATGGCTCACCCTCGTGGCCCTCGACTGGCTCAAACCGGGCGTAAACACCATCGGCAGCGCGGCCGACAACAGCGTTCGCATTCCCAATGCCCCCGACCACGTCGGCCTGCTCACCGTCTCCGGCAAGACCGTGCAGCTTCTCGCTCCCCACGACGGCTTCCCATCCGACCTCAAGCTTGACAACGGCCCCGCCCGCGAAGGCCCCCTCAGCGCGGACGACCGACACCCCTCCACCTTCACCTGGCACAGCCTCACCATGGTCATCCTGCCCCGCGGTGACCGCTACGCCGTGCGCGTCAAAGACGCCAACTCCTCCGCCCGCACCACCTTTCACGGACTGCACTGGTACGCCCCCGACCTCCACTACACGGTCGAAGCCAAGTGGATACCCTCCAACCCGCCGCGTTCCCTCAAAATCCCCACCGTCGTCGGCACCGTCCTCACCCTCCCCGCCCCCGGCACAGCCGAGTTCACGCTCAACGGCAAGACCCTGCGCCTCGAACCCGTCCTCGAGTCCCCCGACGACACGGCCCTCTTCTTCATCCTTCGCGACGAGACCAGCAAAACCACCACCTACCAGGCCGGCCGCTTTCTCCGCACCAACTTCCCTGACCACGGTCTGAAAAATCCCGGCACCCTGATCATCGACTTCAACCAGATCTACAACCCGCCCTGCGCCTACACCCCCTACGCCACCTGCCCGCTTCCACCCGAGCAGAACCGCCTCCCAGTCCCCATCGAAGCCGGCGAGCAGCGCTACAGCCAGAGCCAAAGCCAGTAG